The following coding sequences are from one Amphiprion ocellaris isolate individual 3 ecotype Okinawa chromosome 19, ASM2253959v1, whole genome shotgun sequence window:
- the zc3h7a gene encoding zinc finger CCCH domain-containing protein 7A isoform X1 codes for MSGACQDRRTRWQEIQKGLQFIQSTLPFPGSQEQYEVFIKDLVWNLFGEGNDVFKEGEWTKSIEMYTEALSIADYADSEDICVPTGLLEKLYANRAAAYLNIVPGLYDQALEDCEKALQLNEGNYKALYRKAKALKELGRHQEAYEAVAKCSLAVPQAAHRHSTSSGAMFLDSNVTQLTQDLAKILGLKIRKAYVRSKPALNVLQRSSYQDASCDKFSHGSASVEDIEIEVPQLTQDSSVLAPGPAPIQAPVAVHPPLNEAVLDELPSNNSISSVPPSEPPGFESVSLPVSATPSVPLPTLTFVNGCRTKPCPILENSQDFDADIIGDDLDDLLDQAGPESSMGIPTVKGPLPLPTSIASGNSMPSPFLMPSHINPFLHSGAQQCTVTLPPLYHKSGSSAYFGMDTFDSLAPPLDSLDSLTISDFKTEYVPSPFIPQLNNSDIPMGMAVGMPDVKGLPAAVDLAKNPLADTHEFKQACSMCFVKTGPGVLDYTLHTEEHKCKKDVLLGRMKHSQDKTWKLIRPRPTKTQYVGPYYICKEVSVGKECLYPGHCTFAYCQEEIDVWTLERKGFISRELLFDPFGTNSNIRLTIPKILQEHHGIFMFLCGVCFDHKPRIISKTNKDDPSLCSHPVTKHDFEDHKCLVHILKENTVRYSKIRPLSPQSQLDLCRHEVRYGCVREDDCFYAHSLIELKVWMMQHELGITHESIVQEAKKFWNATASLQGAQQLSNAQRRFGPPNLKMMFVCGQCWRNGQLSEADKNKKYCSAKARHTWAKDRRVVLVSSHERKKWTTVRPLPTKKPIPSQFEICMHVTAGKKCQYIGNCTFAHSVEERDLWTYMKENNIPDMDQLYEQWLQSQKPGWGEETSSNSVRENGKQIHMPTDYAEEVAGNHCWLCGKNCNSEKQWQQHITSEKHKDRVFNSEDDQNCWQYRFPTGTFKVCERFLKGTCTEDDLCKLAHGEQELKEWMERREFLLMKLAKAKKDHLIAPNDNDFGKYSFLLKDIK; via the exons ATGTCTGGAGCGTGTCAGGACAGAAGGACTCGCTGGCAGGAGATTCAGAAAGGTCTACAGTTTATCCA ATCTACCCTTCCATTTCCTGGCAGTCAAGAACAGTATGAG GTGTTCATAAAGGACCTTGTGTGGAATCTGTTTGGAGAAGGAAATGACGTGTTTAAAGAAGGGGAATGGACAAAATCCATTGAAATGTACACTGAAGCGTTGAGTATAGCAGACTATGCCGACTCAGAAGACATCTGTGTTCCAACAGGTTTACTAGAAAAGCTGTACGCAAATCGAGCTGCAGCATATCTAAATATTGTTCCG GGACTGTATGACCAAGCACTAGAAGACTGTGAAAAGGCTCTCCAGTTGAATGAGGGCAACTACAAAGCGCTGTACAGAAAAGCAAAAGCCTTGAAAGAGCTGGGGAGACATCAAGAGGCCTATGAGGCTGTTGCCAAATGCTCTCTAGCAGTGCCTCAG GCTGCCCACAGACACAGCACATCCAGTGGAGCCATGTTTCTG GATTCCAATGTCACACAGCTGACGCAGGACCTTGCCAAAATTTTGGGGTTGAAAATCCGTAAAGCTTATGTGAGGAGTAAG CCTGCCTTGAATGTTTTGCAAAGATCAAGTTATCAAGATGCATCATGTGACAAG ttttctcATGGGTCAGCTTCGGTTGAAGATATAGAAATTG AAGTGCCTCAGTTGACCCAGGATAGCAGTGTTTTGGCTCCAGGCCCGGCTCCAATCCAAGCTCCAGTGGCCGTGCATCCACCTCTGAATGAAGCAGTGCTGGATGAACTTCCTTCAAACAACAGTATCTCATCTGTACCCCCGTCTGAGCCTCCAGGTTTTGAATCTGTGTCTTTGCCTGTATCCGCAACCCCTTCAGTCCCTCTTCCTACGCTGACATTTGTTAACGGGTGCCGCACCAAGCCTTGCCCGATTCTTGAAAATAGTCAAGATTTTGATGCCGACATCATTGGCGATGACCTCGATGATCTGTTGGACCAAGCAGGCCCTGAGTCGTCCATG GGTATTCCCACGGTGAAGGGGCCTCTTCCTTTGCCAACCAGTATCGCCTCGGGCAATTCCATGCCGAGTCCATTCCTGATGCCATCTCACATCAACCCGTTTCTCCACAGCGGTGCTCAACAGTGCACCGTAACTCTGCCGCCTCTGTATCACAAGTCGGGGTCAAGCGCTTATTTTGGTATGGACACTTTTGACTCTCTGGCTCCACCACTTGACTCCCTGGATAGTCTCACTATATCGGACTTTAAAACAG AATACGTTCCGAGTCCATTCATTCCACAG CTCAACAACAGTGACATCCCAATGGGAATGGCTGTGGGTATGCCTGATGTGAAGGGCCTCCCTGCTGCTGTGGATTTAGCAAAGAACCCCTTAGCTGACACACATGAATTCAAGCAAGCCTGCTCAATGTGCTTCGTCAAAACTG GGCCTGGAGTGTTGGATTACACACTTCATACTGAAGAGCATAAATGCAAAAAGGATGTATTACTGGGAAGAATGAAGCATTCACAAGACAAAACGTGGAAGCTCATTCGACCCAGACCAACAAAGACCCAATACGTTGGACCTTATTACATTTGCAAAG AGGTGTCTGTTGGGAAAGAGTGCCTGTACCCTGGGCACTGCACATTCGCGTACTGCCAGGAAGAGATTGATGTTTGGACTCTGGAGCGCAAAGGGTTTATCTCCAGAGAACTGCTCTTTGATCCTTTTGGGACAAACTCCAACATCAGGTTGACTATCCCCAAGATCTTACAGGAGCATCATGGGATattcatgtttctgtgtggG GTGTGCTTTGACCACAAACCCAGAATAATCAGCAAAACCAACAAAGATGACCCTTCACTTTGTTCTCATCCTGTGACAAAGCATGACTTTGAGGATCATAA GTGCCTGGTCCACATTTTGAAGGAGAATACAGTGCGGTATTCCAAAATCAGACCCTTGAGTCCCCAGTCCCAACTGGATCTTTGTCGGCATGAAGTGCGCTACGGCTGCGTGAGAGAGGACGACTGCTTCTACGCCCACAGTCTCATCGAGCTGAAGGTCTGGATGATGCAGCATGAGCTCG GTATCACTCATGAAAGTATTGTTCAAGAGGCAAAGAAGTTTTGGAATGCAACAGCATCATTACAGGGAGCCCAG CAGCTTTCCAATGCACAGAGGAGGTTTGGGCCTCCAAATCTGAAGATGATGTTTGTTTGTGGCCAGTGCTGGAGGAACGGCCAACTAAGTGaagctgacaaaaacaagaagtatTGCTCAGCCAAGGCAAGACACAC GTGGGCAAAAGACAGGCGGGTGGTGCTCGTAAGTTCCCATGAACGGAAAAAGTGGACAACAGTAAGACCACTGCCAACCAAAAAACCCATCCCATCTCAGTTCGAG ATTTGCATGCATGTGACAGCTGGCAAGAAGTGTCAGTACATTGGGAATTGCACATTTGCTCACAGTGTAGAAGAAAGGGACCTTTGGACCTACATGAAGGAAAACAACA TTCCAGATATGGATCAGCTTTATGAGCAGTGGCTGCAGTCTCAGAAGCCTGGCTGGGGCGAGGAGACTTCCAGTAACTCAGTCAGGGAGAACGGCAAACAGATCCACATGCCAACAGACTACGCTGAGGAAGTG gcTGGCAACCACTGTTGGCTGTGtggtaaaaactgcaacagTGAGAAGCAGTGGCAGCAGCATATCActtcagaaaaacacaaagacagagttTTCAACTCTGAGGATGATCAGAACTGCTGGCAGTATCGATTTCCCACAGGCACTTTCAAAGTTTGTGAGAG gttCCTCAAAGGCACATGCACAGAGGACGACTTGTGTAAGCTGGCACACGGGGAGCAGGAGCTAAAAGAGTGGATGGAGCGCAGGGAATTCCTTTTGATGAAACTTGCCAAAGCCAAAAAAGACCATCTTATAGCACCAAATGACAATGACTTTGGGAAATACAGTTTTCTGCTTAAAGATATTAAATAA
- the zc3h7a gene encoding zinc finger CCCH domain-containing protein 7A isoform X2 translates to MSGACQDRRTRWQEIQKGLQFIQSTLPFPGSQEQYEVFIKDLVWNLFGEGNDVFKEGEWTKSIEMYTEALSIADYADSEDICVPTGLLEKLYANRAAAYLNIVPGLYDQALEDCEKALQLNEGNYKALYRKAKALKELGRHQEAYEAVAKCSLAVPQAAHRHSTSSGAMFLDSNVTQLTQDLAKILGLKIRKAYVRSKPALNVLQRSSYQDASCDKFSHGSASVEDIEIEVPQLTQDSSVLAPGPAPIQAPVAVHPPLNEAVLDELPSNNSISSVPPSEPPGFESVSLPVSATPSVPLPTLTFVNGCRTKPCPILENSQDFDADIIGDDLDDLLDQAGPESSMGIPTVKGPLPLPTSIASGNSMPSPFLMPSHINPFLHSGAQQCTVTLPPLYHKSGSSAYFGMDTFDSLAPPLDSLDSLTISDFKTEYVPSPFIPQLNNSDIPMGMAVGMPDVKGLPAAVDLAKNPLADTHEFKQACSMCFVKTGPGVLDYTLHTEEHKCKKDVLLGRMKHSQDKTWKLIRPRPTKTQYVGPYYICKEVSVGKECLYPGHCTFAYCQEEIDVWTLERKGFISRELLFDPFGTNSNIRLTIPKILQEHHGIFMFLCGVCFDHKPRIISKTNKDDPSLCSHPVTKHDFEDHKCLVHILKENTVRYSKIRPLSPQSQLDLCRHEVRYGCVREDDCFYAHSLIELKVWMMQHELGITHESIVQEAKKFWNATASLQGAQLSNAQRRFGPPNLKMMFVCGQCWRNGQLSEADKNKKYCSAKARHTWAKDRRVVLVSSHERKKWTTVRPLPTKKPIPSQFEICMHVTAGKKCQYIGNCTFAHSVEERDLWTYMKENNIPDMDQLYEQWLQSQKPGWGEETSSNSVRENGKQIHMPTDYAEEVAGNHCWLCGKNCNSEKQWQQHITSEKHKDRVFNSEDDQNCWQYRFPTGTFKVCERFLKGTCTEDDLCKLAHGEQELKEWMERREFLLMKLAKAKKDHLIAPNDNDFGKYSFLLKDIK, encoded by the exons ATGTCTGGAGCGTGTCAGGACAGAAGGACTCGCTGGCAGGAGATTCAGAAAGGTCTACAGTTTATCCA ATCTACCCTTCCATTTCCTGGCAGTCAAGAACAGTATGAG GTGTTCATAAAGGACCTTGTGTGGAATCTGTTTGGAGAAGGAAATGACGTGTTTAAAGAAGGGGAATGGACAAAATCCATTGAAATGTACACTGAAGCGTTGAGTATAGCAGACTATGCCGACTCAGAAGACATCTGTGTTCCAACAGGTTTACTAGAAAAGCTGTACGCAAATCGAGCTGCAGCATATCTAAATATTGTTCCG GGACTGTATGACCAAGCACTAGAAGACTGTGAAAAGGCTCTCCAGTTGAATGAGGGCAACTACAAAGCGCTGTACAGAAAAGCAAAAGCCTTGAAAGAGCTGGGGAGACATCAAGAGGCCTATGAGGCTGTTGCCAAATGCTCTCTAGCAGTGCCTCAG GCTGCCCACAGACACAGCACATCCAGTGGAGCCATGTTTCTG GATTCCAATGTCACACAGCTGACGCAGGACCTTGCCAAAATTTTGGGGTTGAAAATCCGTAAAGCTTATGTGAGGAGTAAG CCTGCCTTGAATGTTTTGCAAAGATCAAGTTATCAAGATGCATCATGTGACAAG ttttctcATGGGTCAGCTTCGGTTGAAGATATAGAAATTG AAGTGCCTCAGTTGACCCAGGATAGCAGTGTTTTGGCTCCAGGCCCGGCTCCAATCCAAGCTCCAGTGGCCGTGCATCCACCTCTGAATGAAGCAGTGCTGGATGAACTTCCTTCAAACAACAGTATCTCATCTGTACCCCCGTCTGAGCCTCCAGGTTTTGAATCTGTGTCTTTGCCTGTATCCGCAACCCCTTCAGTCCCTCTTCCTACGCTGACATTTGTTAACGGGTGCCGCACCAAGCCTTGCCCGATTCTTGAAAATAGTCAAGATTTTGATGCCGACATCATTGGCGATGACCTCGATGATCTGTTGGACCAAGCAGGCCCTGAGTCGTCCATG GGTATTCCCACGGTGAAGGGGCCTCTTCCTTTGCCAACCAGTATCGCCTCGGGCAATTCCATGCCGAGTCCATTCCTGATGCCATCTCACATCAACCCGTTTCTCCACAGCGGTGCTCAACAGTGCACCGTAACTCTGCCGCCTCTGTATCACAAGTCGGGGTCAAGCGCTTATTTTGGTATGGACACTTTTGACTCTCTGGCTCCACCACTTGACTCCCTGGATAGTCTCACTATATCGGACTTTAAAACAG AATACGTTCCGAGTCCATTCATTCCACAG CTCAACAACAGTGACATCCCAATGGGAATGGCTGTGGGTATGCCTGATGTGAAGGGCCTCCCTGCTGCTGTGGATTTAGCAAAGAACCCCTTAGCTGACACACATGAATTCAAGCAAGCCTGCTCAATGTGCTTCGTCAAAACTG GGCCTGGAGTGTTGGATTACACACTTCATACTGAAGAGCATAAATGCAAAAAGGATGTATTACTGGGAAGAATGAAGCATTCACAAGACAAAACGTGGAAGCTCATTCGACCCAGACCAACAAAGACCCAATACGTTGGACCTTATTACATTTGCAAAG AGGTGTCTGTTGGGAAAGAGTGCCTGTACCCTGGGCACTGCACATTCGCGTACTGCCAGGAAGAGATTGATGTTTGGACTCTGGAGCGCAAAGGGTTTATCTCCAGAGAACTGCTCTTTGATCCTTTTGGGACAAACTCCAACATCAGGTTGACTATCCCCAAGATCTTACAGGAGCATCATGGGATattcatgtttctgtgtggG GTGTGCTTTGACCACAAACCCAGAATAATCAGCAAAACCAACAAAGATGACCCTTCACTTTGTTCTCATCCTGTGACAAAGCATGACTTTGAGGATCATAA GTGCCTGGTCCACATTTTGAAGGAGAATACAGTGCGGTATTCCAAAATCAGACCCTTGAGTCCCCAGTCCCAACTGGATCTTTGTCGGCATGAAGTGCGCTACGGCTGCGTGAGAGAGGACGACTGCTTCTACGCCCACAGTCTCATCGAGCTGAAGGTCTGGATGATGCAGCATGAGCTCG GTATCACTCATGAAAGTATTGTTCAAGAGGCAAAGAAGTTTTGGAATGCAACAGCATCATTACAGGGAGCCCAG CTTTCCAATGCACAGAGGAGGTTTGGGCCTCCAAATCTGAAGATGATGTTTGTTTGTGGCCAGTGCTGGAGGAACGGCCAACTAAGTGaagctgacaaaaacaagaagtatTGCTCAGCCAAGGCAAGACACAC GTGGGCAAAAGACAGGCGGGTGGTGCTCGTAAGTTCCCATGAACGGAAAAAGTGGACAACAGTAAGACCACTGCCAACCAAAAAACCCATCCCATCTCAGTTCGAG ATTTGCATGCATGTGACAGCTGGCAAGAAGTGTCAGTACATTGGGAATTGCACATTTGCTCACAGTGTAGAAGAAAGGGACCTTTGGACCTACATGAAGGAAAACAACA TTCCAGATATGGATCAGCTTTATGAGCAGTGGCTGCAGTCTCAGAAGCCTGGCTGGGGCGAGGAGACTTCCAGTAACTCAGTCAGGGAGAACGGCAAACAGATCCACATGCCAACAGACTACGCTGAGGAAGTG gcTGGCAACCACTGTTGGCTGTGtggtaaaaactgcaacagTGAGAAGCAGTGGCAGCAGCATATCActtcagaaaaacacaaagacagagttTTCAACTCTGAGGATGATCAGAACTGCTGGCAGTATCGATTTCCCACAGGCACTTTCAAAGTTTGTGAGAG gttCCTCAAAGGCACATGCACAGAGGACGACTTGTGTAAGCTGGCACACGGGGAGCAGGAGCTAAAAGAGTGGATGGAGCGCAGGGAATTCCTTTTGATGAAACTTGCCAAAGCCAAAAAAGACCATCTTATAGCACCAAATGACAATGACTTTGGGAAATACAGTTTTCTGCTTAAAGATATTAAATAA
- the zc3h7a gene encoding zinc finger CCCH domain-containing protein 7A isoform X3, giving the protein MSGACQDRRTRWQEIQKGLQFIQSTLPFPGSQEQYEVFIKDLVWNLFGEGNDVFKEGEWTKSIEMYTEALSIADYADSEDICVPTGLLEKLYANRAAAYLNIVPGLYDQALEDCEKALQLNEGNYKALYRKAKALKELGRHQEAYEAVAKCSLAVPQDSNVTQLTQDLAKILGLKIRKAYVRSKPALNVLQRSSYQDASCDKFSHGSASVEDIEIEVPQLTQDSSVLAPGPAPIQAPVAVHPPLNEAVLDELPSNNSISSVPPSEPPGFESVSLPVSATPSVPLPTLTFVNGCRTKPCPILENSQDFDADIIGDDLDDLLDQAGPESSMGIPTVKGPLPLPTSIASGNSMPSPFLMPSHINPFLHSGAQQCTVTLPPLYHKSGSSAYFGMDTFDSLAPPLDSLDSLTISDFKTEYVPSPFIPQLNNSDIPMGMAVGMPDVKGLPAAVDLAKNPLADTHEFKQACSMCFVKTGPGVLDYTLHTEEHKCKKDVLLGRMKHSQDKTWKLIRPRPTKTQYVGPYYICKEVSVGKECLYPGHCTFAYCQEEIDVWTLERKGFISRELLFDPFGTNSNIRLTIPKILQEHHGIFMFLCGVCFDHKPRIISKTNKDDPSLCSHPVTKHDFEDHKCLVHILKENTVRYSKIRPLSPQSQLDLCRHEVRYGCVREDDCFYAHSLIELKVWMMQHELGITHESIVQEAKKFWNATASLQGAQQLSNAQRRFGPPNLKMMFVCGQCWRNGQLSEADKNKKYCSAKARHTWAKDRRVVLVSSHERKKWTTVRPLPTKKPIPSQFEICMHVTAGKKCQYIGNCTFAHSVEERDLWTYMKENNIPDMDQLYEQWLQSQKPGWGEETSSNSVRENGKQIHMPTDYAEEVAGNHCWLCGKNCNSEKQWQQHITSEKHKDRVFNSEDDQNCWQYRFPTGTFKVCERFLKGTCTEDDLCKLAHGEQELKEWMERREFLLMKLAKAKKDHLIAPNDNDFGKYSFLLKDIK; this is encoded by the exons ATGTCTGGAGCGTGTCAGGACAGAAGGACTCGCTGGCAGGAGATTCAGAAAGGTCTACAGTTTATCCA ATCTACCCTTCCATTTCCTGGCAGTCAAGAACAGTATGAG GTGTTCATAAAGGACCTTGTGTGGAATCTGTTTGGAGAAGGAAATGACGTGTTTAAAGAAGGGGAATGGACAAAATCCATTGAAATGTACACTGAAGCGTTGAGTATAGCAGACTATGCCGACTCAGAAGACATCTGTGTTCCAACAGGTTTACTAGAAAAGCTGTACGCAAATCGAGCTGCAGCATATCTAAATATTGTTCCG GGACTGTATGACCAAGCACTAGAAGACTGTGAAAAGGCTCTCCAGTTGAATGAGGGCAACTACAAAGCGCTGTACAGAAAAGCAAAAGCCTTGAAAGAGCTGGGGAGACATCAAGAGGCCTATGAGGCTGTTGCCAAATGCTCTCTAGCAGTGCCTCAG GATTCCAATGTCACACAGCTGACGCAGGACCTTGCCAAAATTTTGGGGTTGAAAATCCGTAAAGCTTATGTGAGGAGTAAG CCTGCCTTGAATGTTTTGCAAAGATCAAGTTATCAAGATGCATCATGTGACAAG ttttctcATGGGTCAGCTTCGGTTGAAGATATAGAAATTG AAGTGCCTCAGTTGACCCAGGATAGCAGTGTTTTGGCTCCAGGCCCGGCTCCAATCCAAGCTCCAGTGGCCGTGCATCCACCTCTGAATGAAGCAGTGCTGGATGAACTTCCTTCAAACAACAGTATCTCATCTGTACCCCCGTCTGAGCCTCCAGGTTTTGAATCTGTGTCTTTGCCTGTATCCGCAACCCCTTCAGTCCCTCTTCCTACGCTGACATTTGTTAACGGGTGCCGCACCAAGCCTTGCCCGATTCTTGAAAATAGTCAAGATTTTGATGCCGACATCATTGGCGATGACCTCGATGATCTGTTGGACCAAGCAGGCCCTGAGTCGTCCATG GGTATTCCCACGGTGAAGGGGCCTCTTCCTTTGCCAACCAGTATCGCCTCGGGCAATTCCATGCCGAGTCCATTCCTGATGCCATCTCACATCAACCCGTTTCTCCACAGCGGTGCTCAACAGTGCACCGTAACTCTGCCGCCTCTGTATCACAAGTCGGGGTCAAGCGCTTATTTTGGTATGGACACTTTTGACTCTCTGGCTCCACCACTTGACTCCCTGGATAGTCTCACTATATCGGACTTTAAAACAG AATACGTTCCGAGTCCATTCATTCCACAG CTCAACAACAGTGACATCCCAATGGGAATGGCTGTGGGTATGCCTGATGTGAAGGGCCTCCCTGCTGCTGTGGATTTAGCAAAGAACCCCTTAGCTGACACACATGAATTCAAGCAAGCCTGCTCAATGTGCTTCGTCAAAACTG GGCCTGGAGTGTTGGATTACACACTTCATACTGAAGAGCATAAATGCAAAAAGGATGTATTACTGGGAAGAATGAAGCATTCACAAGACAAAACGTGGAAGCTCATTCGACCCAGACCAACAAAGACCCAATACGTTGGACCTTATTACATTTGCAAAG AGGTGTCTGTTGGGAAAGAGTGCCTGTACCCTGGGCACTGCACATTCGCGTACTGCCAGGAAGAGATTGATGTTTGGACTCTGGAGCGCAAAGGGTTTATCTCCAGAGAACTGCTCTTTGATCCTTTTGGGACAAACTCCAACATCAGGTTGACTATCCCCAAGATCTTACAGGAGCATCATGGGATattcatgtttctgtgtggG GTGTGCTTTGACCACAAACCCAGAATAATCAGCAAAACCAACAAAGATGACCCTTCACTTTGTTCTCATCCTGTGACAAAGCATGACTTTGAGGATCATAA GTGCCTGGTCCACATTTTGAAGGAGAATACAGTGCGGTATTCCAAAATCAGACCCTTGAGTCCCCAGTCCCAACTGGATCTTTGTCGGCATGAAGTGCGCTACGGCTGCGTGAGAGAGGACGACTGCTTCTACGCCCACAGTCTCATCGAGCTGAAGGTCTGGATGATGCAGCATGAGCTCG GTATCACTCATGAAAGTATTGTTCAAGAGGCAAAGAAGTTTTGGAATGCAACAGCATCATTACAGGGAGCCCAG CAGCTTTCCAATGCACAGAGGAGGTTTGGGCCTCCAAATCTGAAGATGATGTTTGTTTGTGGCCAGTGCTGGAGGAACGGCCAACTAAGTGaagctgacaaaaacaagaagtatTGCTCAGCCAAGGCAAGACACAC GTGGGCAAAAGACAGGCGGGTGGTGCTCGTAAGTTCCCATGAACGGAAAAAGTGGACAACAGTAAGACCACTGCCAACCAAAAAACCCATCCCATCTCAGTTCGAG ATTTGCATGCATGTGACAGCTGGCAAGAAGTGTCAGTACATTGGGAATTGCACATTTGCTCACAGTGTAGAAGAAAGGGACCTTTGGACCTACATGAAGGAAAACAACA TTCCAGATATGGATCAGCTTTATGAGCAGTGGCTGCAGTCTCAGAAGCCTGGCTGGGGCGAGGAGACTTCCAGTAACTCAGTCAGGGAGAACGGCAAACAGATCCACATGCCAACAGACTACGCTGAGGAAGTG gcTGGCAACCACTGTTGGCTGTGtggtaaaaactgcaacagTGAGAAGCAGTGGCAGCAGCATATCActtcagaaaaacacaaagacagagttTTCAACTCTGAGGATGATCAGAACTGCTGGCAGTATCGATTTCCCACAGGCACTTTCAAAGTTTGTGAGAG gttCCTCAAAGGCACATGCACAGAGGACGACTTGTGTAAGCTGGCACACGGGGAGCAGGAGCTAAAAGAGTGGATGGAGCGCAGGGAATTCCTTTTGATGAAACTTGCCAAAGCCAAAAAAGACCATCTTATAGCACCAAATGACAATGACTTTGGGAAATACAGTTTTCTGCTTAAAGATATTAAATAA